The genomic stretch CACCCAAACGACGACGGGGCGCCAGAACCTGATCAAGGAGGCCCTCAACTACTTCAACGCCCAGGGGCACGACTTCACCCAGTACGACAACGACGGCGACGGCGAGATCGACTACCTCATGGTCTTCTGGGCCGGCGGCCACGGCGCCTGGGCCTCGTTCTGGTGGGCCTACCAGACCCACTTCTACGACCAGAGCTTCACCCTCGACGGCAAGAAGCTGGGCCGTTACTCCTGGCAGTGGGAGTCTTCCACCTACCCCAACGGCGCCTTTCAGCCCCACACCGTCATCCACGAGACGGGCCACGCCCTGGGCCTGCCCGACTACTACGACTATGACGACGCCATCGGGCCCTCGGGCGGCGTCGGGGGGCTGGACATGATGGACGGCAACTGGGGCGACCACAATTGCTACAGCAAGTTCCTCCTGGGCTGGAACGACCCCGTGCCCGTCTTCGCCGGGCAGACCGGCGTCTCGCTGCGCTCCTCGGCCACGTTCCCGGACGCGCTCTTCCTGATCCCCGGGAACTTCTTCCTCGGCCCCTTCGCCGAGTTCTTCATGGTCCAGAACCGCTACCGGGAAGCCAACGACACCCCGTACCCCACCAACGGCCTCGTGGTTTGGCACGTGGACGGCCGCCTGGACCCGTCGGGCTCCACCTTCGCCTACGACAACTCCTACACCGCCCACAAGATGCTCCGCCTCATGGAAGCTGACGGCAACGAGGACATCGAGTCGGGCGCGGAAGCCGACGCCGGCGACTTCTACACCCAGGGAAGCACGATCGGGCCCGCCACCACCCCCAACACCAGCCTCTACGCGGATGGCCCGCTGCGCCTGGGGGTCCGCAACATCTCGGCGTCGGGGGCGGTCATGACCTTCGACGTCTTCGACGTCTTCTCCGACATGACCCCACCCACCGGCGTCCCCGGCACCCCGACCCTCGGGGCGTCCTCCTCGACCTCCAGCGTGACCTTCAACTGGGTCAAGGGCACGGAAGCCGACCCGGAGAGCGGGATCGCCGCCTACCACGTCCAGGTGGGCACCACCCCGGGAGGCAACGACAAGTACGACGGTTACGCCCGCGGCACGCTGACCCACACCATCGACGACTGCGAGAACGGGAAGACCTATTACGCCCGGGTTCGGGCCGTCAACGGCAACGGACTCGGCGGGACCTACTCCGCCAACTCCCCGGGCAAGCTGGTGACCCTTCCCACCCTGTCCGGCACCGCGGTCGAGCGGTCCGACCTCACCTTCTCCCTCTCCGGGGACGACCAGTGGTCGGTCTCGCTCACCGGCGCACACACGGGGCCCAACTGCTTCAAGAGTTCCTCCATCATGTCCGACGAGATGAAGTGCAGCGTTTACACCACCCTCGCCGGGCCCGGGACCCTCTCCTTCTGGTGGAAGGTGTCCTCGGAGGCCGGTTACGACTTCGTGACCTTCGAACTGGACGGGACGGTCATGACCTACGCCAGCGGCGAGGTGGACTGGACCCGGAAGTCCTTCCCCATCTCCCGGGGCGATCACTTCGTCAAGTGGACCTACGCCAAGGACGAGGGGGTGACCGAGGGACAGGACACCGCCTGGATCGACGAGATCGCCGTGACCGCCACCGCCACGATCGGGGACCTCGACCAGTCGCTGGACGTGACGACGGCCGACATGGTGATCCTGGCCAACGCCCTCGCGGGAAATGTCACCCCCGGCGGAGCCCCATTCTACGCGTCGGCGGCCATGGGGGACCTCGACCAGTCGGGCGGCCTCGGCGCCGGCGACCTGGTCTACTTCCAGGCCTGGCTCGCGGGGAATGCCCTCTCGCTGCCCGACTGAAACGCGGAGGCGCTTACCGGCTTGAAAAGGAAATTTTGACGCGGTCGAAAAATGCCCGGGTGCGGATCTCACAGAGGCACAGAGGCACGGAGGAGAATCACAAGGATTGCAGATTCTATCAAAACGATGTGCATTTCTCCGTGCCTCGGTGCCTCTGTGAGAGAAAACGACTGATTGCGGGGGTGGCAAATTTGACAATCCCGCAAAAAGCACCGTCTCCCTCCGGGTGATGGCTCAAACAAAGGCCTTACAAACACTTTTCCGTTCCTATTCCGACTATTTGCGAAACCATTAAATTCGACGGACTCGCAACAACCGGAAAATCGAAGGGAGAGTGGTTGCAAAACCTTCATTGGGATGACGTTGAGCAAGGACACTGAATCGTCGAACAGGGCTTTTCGGGCCGGGAGCTTCTGCGGGAACCTCGTGGAGGCGGGGTGGCTGTTCGCCGCCGCCACGGTGCCGGTTTTTTTCAACCCTTTTTCCGACAAGGTCTTCGAGCCGGACAAGGCCCTCCTGCTCCGCCTGATGGCCGCCGTCATGGCCCTGGCCTGGTTCGCCGGAAAGGCCGCCCGACCGGACCGCGAGGGGAAAACCCCCTCGCGCCCCCTCCGCCTGGCCGGGATCACGGGCATTCTCGCGGCGGTGAACGGAGTGGCTACCCTGCTGTCCGTCCTGCCCCGGGGCGCCTTCCTGGGGTCCGAGGAGCGATGCCAGGGGCTGCTGACCCACCTGGCCCTGACGACGATCGCGCTCCTGGCCGCCGAGGGGATACGGGACCGAGCCCGGCTGCTCCGGCTTCTCGCGGCCGTGGTTTTCCCCTCCGTCCCGATCGCGCTTTTCGCCGTCGGCCAGGCGCTGGGCCTGGACCCCTTCCCCTGGGTCCGCGCATTCTCGGGCCGGGTGTCCTCCACCCTCGGCAACCCCATTTTCGCGGGAGCCTACTTCTCTCTGTCGTTCTTCGTCACCCTGGCGCTGATCCGGCTGATCCGGGAGAGTCCTCCCCAGGGCGGAAAACCCGCCAAGAAGCAAGGAGAGGGTCCTGTCCGGGCCCTGTGGGCCGCCGCCGCCCTCCAGGTCGCCGGCCTGGTGCTGGCGGGCTCCCGGGGACCGTTCCTGGGGTTCGCCGCCGGCCTCTTCGTGTTCCTTCTCGCGACCGCGGCGGCGAGAGGGCGGGCGCGGATCGCGGCCGGGATGGCCGCGGCGGCGGTCGTGGCGGCGATCGTCCTCGGGCTCGCACTCTTCACCCCGGCCGAGCGGGGCGCGCTCGGGGGACTGCGCTCCGCCCTGGAACCCCCGGACGGGACGGGACGGGTCCGGATTCTCCTCTGGCAGGAGGCCGCCGGGCGTTTCCTCTCTGCGGAGCCGATGCACGGCCCCCCGGGGCCCGACGCCCGGCACGCGTTCCGCCGGTGGATCGGGTACGGGCCCGACACCCAGCGCCAGAGCCTGGCCGCCTTCTACCCGCCCGAACTGGCCCGCCTCGAGCAGCGTGACGTTCTCCCGGACCGGGCCCACAACGACACCTGGGACAAGCTGTTGGAAACGGGCGGGGTCGGCCTGGCCGCCTACCTGGTGTTCCTCGGGACGGTGGCATCCTTCGGGCTGGAGTCCCTCGGCCTTCTCCCGACCGCCGGGCGGCGCCGCCTCCTGGCCGCGTTCCTGGCGGCGGGAGCCACGGTGGGTGCGGGGGTCCCCTTTGTCGCCGGGAAGCCGGAGTGGCTCGGGGCCACTCTCACCGGCGCCTTCCTGCTGGCCCTTGTCATCTTCATGGCCGTCCCCCCGTACCGGCGCCCCGCCCCCGACGACCCTGCGGCCGGTCGCCTCGGCCCGGCCCGCCTGACGGCCGCCGCCCTCCTGGCCGCCCTCGTCGCCTGCATCGCCGAATTCCAGGTGGGGATCCCGACCATCGGGACCCTTCTGCTCCTCTACCTGGTCGCGGCGGCCTTGGCCGCCCTGCCGGCCGCCCAAGCCGCCGGGGCCGGAACGGCGGCGGGCCCGGCGGCGCCCTCCCGGCGCAACGCCGCCGCCGGGGCCCCCGCGGCCCCGGCCGGGCCGCTCTCCGCCGGGGGGACCCTGGCCGGCGCCACGCTGGCGGTGGCCCTCTTTCCCTTCCTGGCGCTCACGGCACAGCCCGGCGTCCCCCCGACGGACCCGGCCACCCTCCCGGCACTGATCCTGCTCCTCTCCTTCGCCCTGGCCCCCTTCGTCCTGCGTCCCGGGTTCCCCGGGGAGAGGGTCTTCCGCTTCACCGTCTTCACCGCGATCCCCCCGTCCCTCCTGGGACTGGCCTGGCTCGTCGCCGGTCCCGCCGGGCCGGCCGCCCACGACGCGGCCGGCCTCTTCCGGCTCGGCCGGGCTTCCGGCGCCTTCCTCGTGTTCCTCCTGGTGTTCCTGGCGCTGACCCTGTTGCTCCTGGCCGCCGGCCTGCCCGCCTCCGCCCGGGCCCGTCACGACCCCGGGCCCCGTCGTTCCGCGGCTTCCCGGGTAGCGGCGGCCGCCGCCCTGGCCGGGCTCTTCGCCGCCGCGGCCCTCATGGCGCTTCACGAAACCGGGCGGGTCCGCGCCGATATCTTCTACCGCCGGGCCTCCGCCAGCCACCGCCAGAACGATTTCGAGACCGGCGCGGCCCTCTGCCTGGAAGCGTCCCGCCACGACCCCGGTTCCGCCTTCCACCGCCACTGGCTCGGCGTGATGCTCACCGACCGGGCGATGCAGGACGTCACCCGGGGCGTCCCCGTCTCCCCCGGCGGCTTCCTCCTGGCTCCCCCGGGGCGGGTCTCCTACCCTTCCCCGTCGGAGAACCTGGCGACGCTGGGGGCCGACGCCTCGATGCTCACCGCCCGGGACGCCCTGCTGAGGGCCCGGGCCAACAACCCCTGGCTGCCTCACACCGGGTATCACCTCGGGCGGCTCTACGGCTTCGCCGCCGCGATCGAGCCGGACGCTGCCCGCAAGCAGGCGCTGGTCCGACGGGCGGAAGACTGTTTCGCCGAAGCCGGGACCCTCTGCCCGGGATCGGTCTCCATCTGGACGGATTGGGCCGCCCTCCGTCTCCAGCGGCTCGGCGACAACGCCGGGGCCGCCCGCCTGGCCCTCAAGGCCATCGCCCTGGACCCCACCTTCCCCGGCGCCCACCTGCTCCTGGCGGAAACCCGGCTGGCCGCCGGAGACTTCGCCGGCGCCTCCGCTTCCGCCGAGAGTGCCCTGGTTTCCGCCCCCGAGGACGTCAAGGCCCTCGACACCCTGGCTTTCGCCGCGGCCCGGGCGGGGAAGCCCGACGCGGCCATCTCCGCGACCCTCCGGATCCTGGAGATCGCCCCCGGCAACCCCATGGCCTGGAACATGCGGAAAAACCTGGCGATCCTCCGCGCCGGGAAGGGGGATTTCCCTGCCGCCCTGGAGGAAATCGAAAAGGCCCTGGCCTCGGCCCCCGCGGACGCCCGCCCGGATCTGGAGGGTCTGGCCCGGACGTACCGGGCCCGCTGCAGCCCCGCCAAATGAAAGAGGCCCGGCCGTTTCCGGCCGGGCCCCAGGATCGCCGCAATCCGGCGGGCCGGGACTACAGCTTGTCGGCGATGGCGCGGGCCATGTCCAGGGTGGAGTAGCCGCCGCCCATGTCGTAGGTTCGGACCTTCCCCTCCGCGATGACGTCCGCCGTGGCCTTCTCGAGGCGGTCGCCCATCTCCTTCTCGCCCAGCCAGTCCAGCATCATCTTGGCGGCGAGGATGGTGGCGATGGGGTTGACCTTGTACTGCCCGGCGTACTTGGGGGCGGAGCCGTGGGTGGGCTCGAAAACCGCCAGTCGCTCCCCGATGTTCCCGGAACACCCGAAACCGAGCCCGCCCACCATCTGGGCGCACAGGTCGGAGATGATGTCGCCGAAGAGGTTCGGGGCCACCAGGACGTCGTAGTTGAAGGGGTTCTTCAGCAGCCACATGCAGATGGCGTCGATGTTGGCGTCGTCCACGGCGATGCCGGGGTACTCCTTCGCCACCTCCTTGCCGATCTCGAGGAAGAGGCCGTCGGTGGCCCGGACCACGTTGGCCTTGTGGATGATGGTCACCTTCTTGCGGCCGAACTTCTGGGCGAACTCGAAGGCGGCCCGGATGATCCGCTCGGACCCCTTCCGCGTGTTGATCTTGCAGGACACGGCGTACTGGTCCCCCGCAAGGCCCTTGAAGGCGCCGAAAGGCTTGGACAGTTTCCCCAGGGTCTCCGCCAGTTCGTCCGGGACGGGGTTGAACTCGACGCCGCAGTAGAGGTCCTCGGTGTTTTCGCGGAAGACCACCAGGTCGATGTTCTCCTTGTAGTTGAGGGGGTTCCCGGCGTAACCCCTGGTGGGACGGAGACAGATGTACAGGTCGAAGAGCTGCCGCATCCGGACGATGGGCGAACGGTAAACCAGGCCCTTGCCTTTCAGTTCCGGGACCAGCTCGGCCTCGGCGGCCTTGACGGGCTTGGACGTGATGGCGCCGAACATGGCGGCATCGACGTTCTTGAGCAGGTCGATGGTGCGTTCGGGGAAGGCATCCCCCTCCCTGCACCAGAACTCCCATCCGATGTCGCCCATAATGTAGTCGGCATTGAAGTTGAGCTTGTCGAGGACGATTTTTGCCGCCTCGAGGACCTCGATACCGATGCCGTCTCCCGGCAGCCACGCGATCTTGTACTTAGCCATATCGACCTCCTGGATGTGATTGGATTCTAACCCGTGACGATGTCCTGGCTCAGGCGCACCACGTGGTGCAGCAGCGCCGCTTCCGCCGAACGCCGGACGTGCTCGCCCTCCACCGAGTGATTGGCCACCAGGTGGATCACCTCGACCGGGAGCCCCAGTTCGAAGCACAGCGCCGCCCCGGAGACGGGGTGCCGGACGAGGCCCCCCACACTGCTCCGGGAGAATGTCCCCCCCGACTCCCTGTACTCCAGGAGTTTCCCGACGTCGTGAAGGAGCGCCCCGGCCGCCAGGACGTCCAGGACGAGGGGGGCCCTGGGGCCGTAGAACCCCAGCATGACCTCCGCCAGGCGATAGCAGGTCACCGCCACGCCCCGGACGTAGTGCAGGAGGCTCATGGCGGTCCCCGCCCGGAGCGTGCTGGGGATCCGGGAGAGGTCCTCCACCGCCCACCCCCCGCGACGCAGGGCTTCCTGCCAGACGTGAAGCACCTTCTCCCGCAACTCGGAGTCTCTGACGAGGGCGAACTCGGGAAGGGCCTTCAGCAGGGCCTCCCGGACGGCGGCGTACTCGGGGTTCGTGGCGATCTTCAGGTGCTTTCGCAACGCGGATCCTCCTCGGGGGATATCGGGCCGGCCGCCGGCCCGATACCTGGAATAGCTGAAAATATTACCATGGGACTCGGACCGTTGGAAGCGCTTTGTAGCCATTGCCCGGGGGGCGAGGGACATTTGGGCAGGGGGGGGTTTGACCGCTCCCTTACGGTCGCGGTTCTGACTGATGGAGTTTGACCGCTCCCTTACGGTCGCGGCTCTGACTGATGGAGTTTGACCGCTCCCTTACGGTCGCGGCTCTGACTGACGGAATAAAAAAACCC from Acidobacteriota bacterium encodes the following:
- a CDS encoding HD domain-containing protein, translating into MRKHLKIATNPEYAAVREALLKALPEFALVRDSELREKVLHVWQEALRRGGWAVEDLSRIPSTLRAGTAMSLLHYVRGVAVTCYRLAEVMLGFYGPRAPLVLDVLAAGALLHDVGKLLEYRESGGTFSRSSVGGLVRHPVSGAALCFELGLPVEVIHLVANHSVEGEHVRRSAEAALLHHVVRLSQDIVTG
- a CDS encoding tetratricopeptide repeat protein yields the protein MSKDTESSNRAFRAGSFCGNLVEAGWLFAAATVPVFFNPFSDKVFEPDKALLLRLMAAVMALAWFAGKAARPDREGKTPSRPLRLAGITGILAAVNGVATLLSVLPRGAFLGSEERCQGLLTHLALTTIALLAAEGIRDRARLLRLLAAVVFPSVPIALFAVGQALGLDPFPWVRAFSGRVSSTLGNPIFAGAYFSLSFFVTLALIRLIRESPPQGGKPAKKQGEGPVRALWAAAALQVAGLVLAGSRGPFLGFAAGLFVFLLATAAARGRARIAAGMAAAAVVAAIVLGLALFTPAERGALGGLRSALEPPDGTGRVRILLWQEAAGRFLSAEPMHGPPGPDARHAFRRWIGYGPDTQRQSLAAFYPPELARLEQRDVLPDRAHNDTWDKLLETGGVGLAAYLVFLGTVASFGLESLGLLPTAGRRRLLAAFLAAGATVGAGVPFVAGKPEWLGATLTGAFLLALVIFMAVPPYRRPAPDDPAAGRLGPARLTAAALLAALVACIAEFQVGIPTIGTLLLLYLVAAALAALPAAQAAGAGTAAGPAAPSRRNAAAGAPAAPAGPLSAGGTLAGATLAVALFPFLALTAQPGVPPTDPATLPALILLLSFALAPFVLRPGFPGERVFRFTVFTAIPPSLLGLAWLVAGPAGPAAHDAAGLFRLGRASGAFLVFLLVFLALTLLLLAAGLPASARARHDPGPRRSAASRVAAAAALAGLFAAAALMALHETGRVRADIFYRRASASHRQNDFETGAALCLEASRHDPGSAFHRHWLGVMLTDRAMQDVTRGVPVSPGGFLLAPPGRVSYPSPSENLATLGADASMLTARDALLRARANNPWLPHTGYHLGRLYGFAAAIEPDAARKQALVRRAEDCFAEAGTLCPGSVSIWTDWAALRLQRLGDNAGAARLALKAIALDPTFPGAHLLLAETRLAAGDFAGASASAESALVSAPEDVKALDTLAFAAARAGKPDAAISATLRILEIAPGNPMAWNMRKNLAILRAGKGDFPAALEEIEKALASAPADARPDLEGLARTYRARCSPAK
- a CDS encoding M6 family metalloprotease domain-containing protein, giving the protein MTRRNRFLRVTFNVWGVILGLCLSGSVLALYPPTAEQWEQMRRDGTLAAQIKAAYALGNHRADPARVLDAQRRLNALLGIGTTDPVLMSLPPGRVGMPTKGNVKVLAILIDFQGTPHITADTPESFVSKLYGDGDPVRFPYESLRNFYRRASYNQLEVQGSALGWYTTTYPRTSVTQTTTGRQNLIKEALNYFNAQGHDFTQYDNDGDGEIDYLMVFWAGGHGAWASFWWAYQTHFYDQSFTLDGKKLGRYSWQWESSTYPNGAFQPHTVIHETGHALGLPDYYDYDDAIGPSGGVGGLDMMDGNWGDHNCYSKFLLGWNDPVPVFAGQTGVSLRSSATFPDALFLIPGNFFLGPFAEFFMVQNRYREANDTPYPTNGLVVWHVDGRLDPSGSTFAYDNSYTAHKMLRLMEADGNEDIESGAEADAGDFYTQGSTIGPATTPNTSLYADGPLRLGVRNISASGAVMTFDVFDVFSDMTPPTGVPGTPTLGASSSTSSVTFNWVKGTEADPESGIAAYHVQVGTTPGGNDKYDGYARGTLTHTIDDCENGKTYYARVRAVNGNGLGGTYSANSPGKLVTLPTLSGTAVERSDLTFSLSGDDQWSVSLTGAHTGPNCFKSSSIMSDEMKCSVYTTLAGPGTLSFWWKVSSEAGYDFVTFELDGTVMTYASGEVDWTRKSFPISRGDHFVKWTYAKDEGVTEGQDTAWIDEIAVTATATIGDLDQSLDVTTADMVILANALAGNVTPGGAPFYASAAMGDLDQSGGLGAGDLVYFQAWLAGNALSLPD
- a CDS encoding isocitrate/isopropylmalate dehydrogenase family protein — its product is MAKYKIAWLPGDGIGIEVLEAAKIVLDKLNFNADYIMGDIGWEFWCREGDAFPERTIDLLKNVDAAMFGAITSKPVKAAEAELVPELKGKGLVYRSPIVRMRQLFDLYICLRPTRGYAGNPLNYKENIDLVVFRENTEDLYCGVEFNPVPDELAETLGKLSKPFGAFKGLAGDQYAVSCKINTRKGSERIIRAAFEFAQKFGRKKVTIIHKANVVRATDGLFLEIGKEVAKEYPGIAVDDANIDAICMWLLKNPFNYDVLVAPNLFGDIISDLCAQMVGGLGFGCSGNIGERLAVFEPTHGSAPKYAGQYKVNPIATILAAKMMLDWLGEKEMGDRLEKATADVIAEGKVRTYDMGGGYSTLDMARAIADKL